TTTAGGGACGAGGAGGTAATGTCAAACAAGTTTTTCACAGCGAAGCATGCGACAGCACTCATCATAGGTGGTGGTATTAGCAAGCATCATACAATATGGTGGGCACAGTTCAGGGAAGGATTTGACTGTGCAGTATACATGACTACAGCTGTAGAGTACGATGGTAGTCTTAGCGGTGCTCACCCAAGGGAGGCTATAAGCTGGAATAAGCTCCGTCCAGAGGGTGAGAGTATAGTAGTCTATGGTGATGCAACAATACTGTTGCCGATACTAGTAGCAGGTGTACTGGCGTATAAGCGGAATAACAAGAAGTAGAATCATATAATTGAGTGAAATAGTTATTTATTAAGACTATATGCTTGGGTTTTTATATCACTTACACCTTTCGTGTAAAGGTAAATGGTGCGCACTAAGCCTCCTACATAGTATTTCTCGACGTGTATAGGATTCCATCCCGGTATAGCGAAGTCTAGTGTGATTACGCGTGCACCGATTCTAAGCTCGTTTTCAAGTTTCGGTCTCAACGCTGCATTAACACGGGTTAGCAGATACATATAGACTACAGAAGCACGGTGTAATGATACATTGAAGAAATCATCATTAATGAACTCGATTTTATCGTAAACGCCAGCCTTCTTGGCGTTTTCTATAGCAGACTCCAGGAGTTCTCGTCTGAGCTCGATACATACAGCCTTGGCTCCGCGTTTGGCAGCCTCTATAACTACGCGGCCATCTCCGCAGCCAAGATCATAAAAAATGTCGCCTTTGCTGACTCTTGCTATACGTAAAACTTGGCTTATTAGCTGTCGGCGTGTAGGAACCCAGGGTACATCGTAAGAACCTATGGCAGCTAGTGGCAAGGCACCAAAGATTCCGGCCAGCATGCTGGTCACCCAGCCAGTTATAGGATAAGCCGTAACGCAGGTTAACTTTTAGTAACTGGCTAAGCAACTTTAACACTTTTATCCATCCGGCTACGCTATTATGAGCATGGTTTATTGAGTCATCACGGATAAGCGTTAGCATTATTTCAATGACAACTATGATGCTTTGGCCTTCACAAAGGCGTTTGGAGGTTAGCATAGAATTGGCAAAGGCTAGGAGGTTCAGTCACCGTACTAGGGTAACTTTATGGGAAGCATATGCTAGGTCTACTATTGAGCATCGATGTTTAGATCCACGCACATGGGCCACAATTATATCACAAATAGAGGGTATTAAACACATCTATGGATTCATGAATAAGTTTATGTCGCTTGGTTTCGAAAATAGAGTTAGAATTAATGCTATAGATGTTATAGCTAAAAGGCTTGATAATTTATCTAGACAGTTGATAATAGTTGATGTAGGAAGTGGGCCTGGTGACTCTCTTAAAGCAATATGGAGAAGGCTTACTAACAGCTATATAGTGGCCATAGATCCGTCGATTTCACTTCTAAGTACAGCATGTAATAATGTTTTATGTGACCGTGTAGTAGGAGTTGCAGAGAATCTACCTATACGGAGACATGGAGCAGATATAGTAACATCATTCTATGCTTCGCGCGACTTTCAGTCTCTCTCGGATGCATTGGCATCGATGATTAGTGTTACAAGGAGGGGACTCGTTATAGGTGATATTTTTCTACCGAAGCATCCGGTCAAGAAGCTACTTGTGAAGGCATGGGTATGCCGTATAGTTCCTATGCTAGCTATGCTATTAGCTGGAAAATATTGGAAAAACTACAAAGGATTGTGTGTTACAATAAAGGATTGGTGTGATGTACAAGATGTAAAGACATATCTTAAACAATTATCGAAAAGATTTGGTAAACAGCTTATTGTGGAATCTCATAGTTATGTGTTTGGAGGATTAGGGTATGTCGCTGCATTCGTCGAAAAGGAAAGTATTAGTGGGCATAACTGGAGCTAGTGGAATAATCTACGGAGTACGGCTGGCCGAGATCTTATATAACATGAGCCTCCTTGAGGCGATCATCTACACGCGAAGTGCTGAACGTGTAGCTAAGGAAGAAATGGATAGAACCCTAGATGATATGCTAAGAATAGGGGATGTAAAGGTTTATCGTGAAGATGAAATAGATGCGCCTTATGCCAGTAGCAGTCGTATACCGTATGGGGGTATGGTAATTGCGCCTTGCAGTATGCGTACACTTGCTGCAATAGCTAATGGCCTGCCGGATAATCTAGTAACACGTGCAGCCCTCTCCACATTAAGGCTAAGGCGGCAATTAGTGCTAGTAATTAGGGAAACACCGCTTGGTATTGCAGAGCTGCGTAACATGCTATTGGCGGCAGAAAATGGTGCAGTAATACTGCCAGCATCCCCAGGATTCTATCATAAGCCTAAGACTATAGATGATATGGTATCATTCGTTGTAGGCAAAGTTCTTGACGTGCTTGGTATAGAGCATAACCTTTACCATAGGTGGCGTAGCTGAACTCAACTCAAGGAACTAAGGTTGTCTTATCTGTAAAATACTCTTTAGACATAAAGTTTGGGCAGTTATGTAGTTGCCTTCTAGAGCAAGTCCTCGTCGAACCCATAGCCCTTTTTCCGCATTAGTCTCTCAACACGTGACATGGTCTCTTCTTCTGCTGCTAATTCTTTCTCGAGATCCTCTATCCTGGTCTCTCTTTGTTGCTTCTCCTTAGCATATAAGCATGTGCCGTCTGGTAGCAATGCCTTTAGAGTACATGCAGCATATTGGCACGAACCGCCTATACACTCGTCGCCTATCCAGCGGCAATACGCTACACGATGCATCTTGCCGTGAGAAGGCTTCCTTACTATTGTCAGTGCATTGTTTAGGCATTTGAAATGTGGGCAGAGAGGATTACACTTTCCGTCAGGAAGAGGTAGCGGTCTAGGCTTTCCTGCTGGACCACCGCCTCGTGGAGGTCCCCTGCGAGGTGCCCCAGAAGGGTACCGTCCCCGGCGATATGACATGTTCTGCCACCTCACGCTAGAAATACAGTGTTGATGGAAGTCCAGCTCATCTCTAGGCTTCTCATCTGTCCGGCGCCCTCCGGCAAGAGGGGTAGTGCTGCACCACGGTATGTAGAAAGTTAGACTATCTTATTAGGGCTTACTCCACTTAAACATCAAGTACCTTGTCGGCGTCTCACCAGATCCTGTTATAGCTAGTATGAATGCTTTACGCACACTATGACTAAGACGTCCAGCACGAACTATACCCAGCGGATCTATCTCTTCGTCAGCCTCTATCACATGTACAAGATAAGGTGCATGGTCTATTCCAGGCCCCTTCTCATAAACAGCAAAATCAGCACCATATTTTAGTCCTGAGCGTACAATGTAGCCCTTATCCCGCAGCTCCTTGTACACCTTGTAGATTATGTCAAATTTAGGTATAAATCTGCGGGCATGCGAAGCTATATCCTTGGTACTAAGTTCTCTTCCCTCTCCATCTACTATAGATAGTAATCCCTTTTCAGCAAGGTATATGGCCTCTACGAGCCCTAATTCTAGGGGAGCAGTAAACTCCGCATCTTTAGGCTTAGGTATGCCTAGAGGCTTGCCGTAGAAGCCTAGACGGTAGAGTTCGCGAGCTTGATTTACATCAAACACAATAACGCGTAGCCCTAGGAGTACGCCTCTAAACTTCATAACGAATTACCCCTTTTAGCGGTATAGATAGTCATGAAGAGTATGTAATTTTGTACTTTTTCAGTAAACAGATGAACAGATAGACTAGTTTATATTCGTAAAGGTTTCATGGGTGTAATGTAGGCTCAGATAGGTTTGGGATTGATCCTTCTTGTTAAGGCTAATGAAATTTATCACTAGTGTCGGGCTACTCGGTATAACGCTAGGAACTTAACATTCTCTGCCGCATCTCTTATTGTGTCGGCCACTTCCTCGATCATGTCTACGATATCTCTGAGTAACATCAAAGCTACTAAGTCCTGACGCAATTCGCGGTACATGGAGTACGTCAGTTGGCGATAGAGGTTGTCGACTTCATCTTCAATGCTTGTAACTAGCTGTGCTTCTTCGTATCCCTTCTTTGGATTGGAGCTGAGAGCTTGGATGGCTACCTCGAGTCTATCAAATTCTTTTTGGATACTGTCTGCTATTGACGTCAATAACTCTGATATCGTGTTACTAGTGATGTTAGTATTAGATGCTAAGAGGTATGCTCTATAGGCTATACCTTCAGTCATCTGTGCCACACGCGTTAAGCTTAGGAATATATCTTTATAGAGTGTACTTGTATTTAGCAAGTCGCCGAGCCGGGCCAGGTAAGTTAGAGCGTCCTCCTTCATAGACTCCACGCGTTCTTTGGCCTCTTTCACTTTCCTATGCAACTCCTTTAGCTTTCTATCGTCGGCATTGGCCAGCGCTATTACAATCTCTCTCATACTAGTAATGGTGTCGCTGAGGGCACGAGTTACACCCAGCAATTGCTCATTTAGGCTTTCTTCAGCTAGCGATTGTCGTCTTCTTCTCTCCATATCATAGTCATAGTACTCTTCGGC
The window above is part of the Pyrodictium delaneyi genome. Proteins encoded here:
- a CDS encoding class I SAM-dependent methyltransferase, whose translation is MLAGIFGALPLAAIGSYDVPWVPTRRQLISQVLRIARVSKGDIFYDLGCGDGRVVIEAAKRGAKAVCIELRRELLESAIENAKKAGVYDKIEFINDDFFNVSLHRASVVYMYLLTRVNAALRPKLENELRIGARVITLDFAIPGWNPIHVEKYYVGGLVRTIYLYTKGVSDIKTQAYSLNK
- a CDS encoding class I SAM-dependent methyltransferase, with amino-acid sequence MAKARRFSHRTRVTLWEAYARSTIEHRCLDPRTWATIISQIEGIKHIYGFMNKFMSLGFENRVRINAIDVIAKRLDNLSRQLIIVDVGSGPGDSLKAIWRRLTNSYIVAIDPSISLLSTACNNVLCDRVVGVAENLPIRRHGADIVTSFYASRDFQSLSDALASMISVTRRGLVIGDIFLPKHPVKKLLVKAWVCRIVPMLAMLLAGKYWKNYKGLCVTIKDWCDVQDVKTYLKQLSKRFGKQLIVESHSYVFGGLGYVAAFVEKESISGHNWS
- a CDS encoding UbiX family flavin prenyltransferase encodes the protein MGITGASGIIYGVRLAEILYNMSLLEAIIYTRSAERVAKEEMDRTLDDMLRIGDVKVYREDEIDAPYASSSRIPYGGMVIAPCSMRTLAAIANGLPDNLVTRAALSTLRLRRQLVLVIRETPLGIAELRNMLLAAENGAVILPASPGFYHKPKTIDDMVSFVVGKVLDVLGIEHNLYHRWRS
- the endA gene encoding tRNA-intron lyase, encoding MKFRGVLLGLRVIVFDVNQARELYRLGFYGKPLGIPKPKDAEFTAPLELGLVEAIYLAEKGLLSIVDGEGRELSTKDIASHARRFIPKFDIIYKVYKELRDKGYIVRSGLKYGADFAVYEKGPGIDHAPYLVHVIEADEEIDPLGIVRAGRLSHSVRKAFILAITGSGETPTRYLMFKWSKP
- a CDS encoding DUF47 domain-containing protein, whose product is MAEEYYDYDMERRRRQSLAEESLNEQLLGVTRALSDTITSMREIVIALANADDRKLKELHRKVKEAKERVESMKEDALTYLARLGDLLNTSTLYKDIFLSLTRVAQMTEGIAYRAYLLASNTNITSNTISELLTSIADSIQKEFDRLEVAIQALSSNPKKGYEEAQLVTSIEDEVDNLYRQLTYSMYRELRQDLVALMLLRDIVDMIEEVADTIRDAAENVKFLALYRVARH